Proteins encoded by one window of Fundidesulfovibrio magnetotacticus:
- a CDS encoding helix-turn-helix domain-containing protein: protein MLKKQLRAHLAQFVPEQDLARWYDPLELTPLPDSLDIVVEFPHAYFAQWFVAHARDEFEKHAALYFGPGHVLRYRTPHGGQGSAQGAVPEFVASSIDFPFGHEHTFEQFLTNQKNVFPLTTARDLAKSREVRFNPLVVQGEPGTGKTHLLRCMANELSKHLDRNTLFLGTLDELDALAAQTAQTGPGPLRRYFAGLSAVLLDDLHRLDEFPHLTTHLLSMFNALHAGQRLMVFSTLTPLASCEAVPETLRARLLSGIMVQLSKPDLDVRLRFVTSHCQRKKIPLNKAQMLTLAQRHLDFRTLHGLLNKFQAFRELLKKDISEDIFENILGRGQDERTARTTPQIILEQVAKRFRVDVKALTGPRRTKEISQARQVAMLLCREELGLSYPALGRLFGGKDHSTVLYAVNKIKEIQKDDKVMKELVTELREACRQGGS, encoded by the coding sequence GTGCTCAAGAAACAGCTCCGCGCCCACCTGGCCCAGTTCGTGCCCGAGCAGGACCTGGCCCGCTGGTACGACCCCCTGGAACTCACCCCGCTGCCGGACTCCCTGGACATCGTGGTGGAATTCCCCCACGCCTATTTCGCCCAGTGGTTCGTGGCCCACGCGCGCGACGAGTTCGAGAAGCACGCCGCCCTCTATTTCGGCCCGGGCCACGTGCTGCGCTACCGCACGCCCCACGGCGGCCAGGGCTCCGCCCAGGGCGCGGTCCCCGAGTTCGTGGCCTCCAGCATCGACTTTCCCTTCGGCCACGAGCACACCTTCGAGCAGTTCCTCACCAACCAGAAGAACGTCTTCCCTCTCACCACCGCGCGCGACCTGGCCAAGAGCCGCGAGGTGCGCTTCAACCCCCTGGTGGTGCAGGGCGAGCCCGGCACGGGCAAGACCCACCTGCTGCGCTGCATGGCCAACGAACTCTCCAAACACCTGGACCGCAACACGCTCTTCCTGGGCACCCTGGACGAGCTGGACGCCCTGGCCGCGCAGACCGCCCAGACCGGTCCCGGCCCCCTGCGCCGCTACTTCGCGGGCCTTTCGGCCGTCCTCCTGGACGACCTGCACCGCCTGGACGAATTTCCCCACCTGACCACGCACCTGCTCTCCATGTTCAACGCCCTGCACGCCGGGCAACGGCTCATGGTCTTCAGCACGCTCACGCCCCTGGCCTCCTGCGAGGCCGTGCCCGAAACGCTGCGGGCGCGCCTTCTGAGCGGCATCATGGTCCAGCTCTCCAAGCCGGACCTGGACGTGCGCCTGAGGTTCGTCACCTCCCATTGCCAGCGCAAGAAGATCCCCCTGAACAAGGCGCAGATGCTCACCCTTGCCCAGCGCCACCTGGATTTCCGCACCCTGCACGGCCTGCTCAACAAGTTCCAGGCGTTCCGGGAGCTTCTGAAGAAGGACATCTCCGAGGACATCTTCGAGAACATCCTGGGGCGCGGCCAGGACGAGCGCACGGCGCGCACCACGCCCCAGATCATTCTGGAGCAGGTGGCCAAGCGCTTTCGCGTGGACGTGAAGGCCCTCACCGGGCCGCGGCGCACCAAGGAGATCTCCCAGGCCCGGCAGGTGGCCATGCTCCTGTGCCGCGAGGAGCTTGGCCTCTCCTACCCGGCCCTGGGCAGGCTCTTTGGCGGCAAGGACCACTCCACGGTGCTCTACGCCGTGAACAAAATCAAAGAAATCCAAAAGGATGATAAAGTTATGAAAGAATTGGTGACGGAATTGCGCGAAGCCTGCCGCCAAGGTGGTTCGTAA
- a CDS encoding homocysteine biosynthesis protein: MSQATKTIQEINERIRKGTAVILTAEEMVDVVRAKGKSAAAREVDVVTTGTFSPMCSSGMLFNFGQEPPLIKASKVWLGNVPCHAGLAAVDAYLGCTEPSEDDPLNKVHPGRFLYGGGHVIEDLLRGKAVRLKCQAYGTDCYPRRELDKSVTLADLKSAELLNPRNCYQSYNVAVNTGSRVIYTYMGPLKPGMRNANYATAGQLSPLFNDPFLRTIGMGTKIWLGGGTGWVIGAGTQHNPKPQRNERGIPLTASGTLMLKGDMKGMSAKWVRGVSILGYGCSLSVGVGIPIPILDEEMAWFTGVSDADITMPVRDYGHDYPNGVNNVLAQPTFEELKSGEIAVNGQKVRTVPLTSYALSLEIAQELKAKIEKGEFLLTEAQDRIPSK, from the coding sequence ATGTCGCAAGCGACCAAGACCATCCAGGAAATCAACGAGCGGATCAGGAAAGGCACGGCCGTCATCCTTACGGCGGAGGAAATGGTGGACGTGGTGCGCGCCAAGGGCAAGAGCGCCGCCGCCAGGGAAGTGGACGTGGTCACCACGGGCACGTTCTCGCCTATGTGCTCCTCGGGCATGCTTTTCAACTTCGGCCAGGAGCCGCCGCTGATCAAGGCCTCAAAGGTCTGGCTGGGCAACGTGCCCTGCCATGCGGGCCTGGCCGCCGTGGACGCCTACCTGGGCTGCACCGAGCCCAGCGAGGACGACCCGCTCAACAAGGTCCACCCGGGCCGCTTCCTCTACGGCGGCGGCCACGTGATCGAGGACCTGCTGCGCGGCAAGGCCGTGCGCCTGAAGTGCCAGGCCTACGGCACGGACTGCTACCCCCGGCGCGAGCTGGACAAGTCCGTGACCCTGGCGGACCTCAAGTCCGCGGAGCTCCTGAACCCGCGCAACTGCTACCAGAGCTACAACGTGGCCGTGAACACCGGCTCGCGGGTGATCTACACCTACATGGGGCCGCTCAAGCCCGGCATGCGCAACGCCAACTACGCCACCGCCGGGCAGCTCTCGCCCCTCTTCAACGATCCGTTCCTGCGCACCATCGGAATGGGCACCAAAATCTGGCTCGGCGGCGGCACGGGCTGGGTGATCGGCGCGGGCACGCAGCACAACCCCAAGCCCCAGCGCAACGAGCGCGGCATCCCCCTCACGGCCTCGGGCACGCTCATGCTCAAGGGCGACATGAAGGGCATGAGCGCCAAATGGGTGCGCGGCGTGTCCATCCTGGGCTACGGCTGCTCGCTCAGCGTGGGCGTGGGCATCCCCATCCCCATCCTGGACGAGGAGATGGCCTGGTTCACCGGCGTCTCCGACGCCGACATCACCATGCCCGTGCGCGATTACGGCCACGACTACCCCAACGGGGTGAACAACGTGCTGGCCCAGCCCACCTTCGAGGAGCTCAAGAGCGGCGAGATCGCCGTGAACGGCCAGAAGGTGCGCACCGTGCCCCTGACGAGCTACGCCCTGTCCCTGGAGATCGCCCAGGAATTGAAGGCCAAGATCGAAAAGGGCGAATTCCTGCTCACCGAAGCGCAGGACCGCATTCCGTCCAAATAG
- a CDS encoding FmdB family zinc ribbon protein encodes MPIYEYRCQECQQTFEEWQKDFAERPVPCPVCGGKSERLISNTAFVLKGGGWYSDLYSKPAGSSGGSQSSSPSPAPKAEAATASASTSASGAASN; translated from the coding sequence ATGCCCATCTACGAATACCGCTGCCAGGAATGCCAGCAGACGTTCGAGGAGTGGCAGAAGGACTTCGCCGAGCGCCCTGTCCCCTGCCCCGTCTGCGGAGGCAAATCCGAGCGGCTCATTTCCAACACGGCCTTCGTCCTCAAGGGCGGCGGCTGGTATTCCGACCTTTATTCCAAACCGGCCGGTTCCTCGGGGGGGTCGCAAAGCTCCTCCCCGTCGCCGGCGCCCAAGGCCGAAGCGGCAACCGCGAGCGCGAGCACCAGCGCCTCCGGGGCCGCCTCCAACTGA
- the purB gene encoding adenylosuccinate lyase has translation MIDRYTRPEMGKLWSLENRFRVWLEVELAVCEAWHQLGRIPEADMLVIREKADLNVERILEIEERTRHDVIAFLTCVEEFVGPSARFIHLGCTSSDIVDTANGVLLKRSGQMVLAGVDRLLGVLKDMALANKGRLCMGRTHGIHAEPTSFGLKLAGFHAEFARHRDRLERAVAQAAVGKISGAVGTYAYLSPELEEKTCAILGLTPDPISTQIVQRDRHAEFFTALALLGGGIERLCVELRHLQRTEVLEVEEGFGKGQKGSSAMPHKKNPISAENLAGLSRLLRSNAVAAMENMALWHERDISHSSVERVIMPDSTILADYMLHRLANLLSGLRVIGENMERNLWGSFGLFFSQAVLLSLIDEKGMDRQKAYELVQAVAMRCWTEKKLFPDEVRRDTAIADALGADKLDEIFNPARFLQYEDAIYQRVFKA, from the coding sequence ATGATCGACCGCTACACGCGCCCGGAAATGGGCAAGCTCTGGAGCCTGGAAAACCGTTTCCGGGTCTGGCTGGAAGTGGAACTGGCCGTCTGCGAGGCCTGGCATCAGCTCGGGCGCATCCCCGAGGCGGACATGCTGGTCATCCGCGAAAAGGCGGACCTGAACGTGGAGCGCATCCTGGAGATCGAGGAGCGCACCCGCCACGACGTCATCGCCTTCCTCACCTGCGTGGAGGAGTTCGTGGGCCCCTCGGCCCGGTTCATCCACCTGGGCTGCACCAGCTCCGACATCGTGGACACCGCCAACGGCGTGCTCCTCAAGCGCTCGGGGCAGATGGTGCTCGCGGGCGTGGACCGCCTGCTGGGCGTGCTCAAGGACATGGCCCTGGCCAACAAGGGCCGGCTCTGCATGGGCCGCACCCACGGCATCCACGCCGAGCCCACCAGCTTCGGGCTCAAGCTCGCGGGGTTCCACGCCGAGTTCGCGCGACACCGCGACCGCCTGGAGCGCGCCGTGGCCCAGGCCGCCGTGGGCAAGATCAGCGGGGCCGTGGGCACCTACGCCTACCTCTCGCCCGAGCTCGAGGAGAAGACCTGCGCCATCCTGGGCCTCACGCCCGACCCCATCTCCACCCAGATCGTGCAGCGCGACCGCCACGCCGAGTTCTTCACGGCCCTGGCCCTGCTGGGCGGGGGCATCGAGCGCCTCTGCGTGGAGCTTCGCCACCTGCAGCGCACCGAGGTGCTGGAGGTGGAGGAGGGCTTCGGCAAGGGCCAGAAGGGCTCCTCGGCCATGCCTCACAAGAAGAACCCCATCTCGGCCGAGAACCTGGCCGGGCTCTCCCGGCTTCTGCGCTCCAACGCCGTGGCGGCCATGGAGAACATGGCCCTCTGGCACGAGCGCGACATCTCCCACTCCTCGGTGGAGCGCGTGATCATGCCCGACTCCACCATCCTGGCCGACTACATGCTCCACCGCCTGGCCAACCTGCTCTCGGGGCTGCGCGTGATCGGCGAGAACATGGAGCGCAACCTCTGGGGCTCCTTCGGGCTATTCTTCTCCCAGGCGGTGCTTCTGTCGCTCATCGACGAAAAGGGCATGGACCGCCAGAAGGCCTACGAGCTCGTGCAGGCCGTGGCCATGCGCTGCTGGACGGAAAAAAAGCTCTTTCCGGACGAAGTGCGGCGTGATACGGCCATCGCGGACGCGCTGGGGGCCGATAAGCTCGACGAAATCTTCAATCCCGCGCGCTTCCTGCAATACGAAGACGCAATCTATCAGAGGGTTTTCAAGGCGTGA
- the pyrE gene encoding orotate phosphoribosyltransferase, protein MKNRLAQLLLEKSYREGDFTLSSGRKSDYYFDCKPTALSPEGSYLIGRLFLDMLAGRDVQGVGGMTLGADPLVSSVTVVSWLEKRPLPGFIVRKQSKGYGTNQFLEGLGNFRPGDKVAMLEDVVTTGGTLLKACERVRDAGLEIVAVLAVLDRQEGGRENLAQAGYELSPIFTRADLVAAKAR, encoded by the coding sequence GTGAAAAACAGGCTCGCCCAACTGCTGCTGGAAAAGTCCTACCGCGAGGGCGATTTCACCCTCTCATCGGGCCGCAAGAGCGACTACTACTTCGACTGCAAGCCCACGGCGCTCTCGCCCGAGGGCTCCTACCTCATCGGACGACTCTTCCTGGACATGCTCGCGGGGCGTGACGTGCAGGGCGTGGGCGGCATGACCCTGGGGGCGGACCCCCTGGTGAGCTCCGTCACCGTGGTCTCCTGGCTGGAGAAGCGGCCGCTGCCGGGCTTCATCGTGCGCAAGCAGTCCAAGGGCTACGGCACCAACCAGTTCCTGGAGGGCCTGGGCAACTTCCGCCCCGGCGACAAGGTGGCCATGCTCGAAGACGTGGTGACCACTGGCGGCACGCTCCTCAAGGCCTGCGAGCGCGTGCGCGACGCGGGCCTGGAGATCGTTGCCGTGCTCGCCGTGCTGGACCGCCAGGAAGGCGGCCGGGAGAATTTGGCCCAGGCTGGCTACGAACTCTCCCCCATCTTCACCCGGGCCGACCTTGTAGCGGCCAAGGCGAGGTGA
- a CDS encoding L,D-transpeptidase family protein encodes MAAPHDASSAKARRRARTSFLLAALATLSLLLAGQARAGEGWAVNLKADAYGPQRFLAVDKSSQTFWIFEQKSPLSPVKQLPCTTGQEPGTKWKEGDLKTPEGVYFIKQRINGGLDFSLYGDLAFTLNYPNPIDVINGRKGSGIWIHGRGKPITPNESRGCVALNNPDIKELDPQLTKRVLPVVIANEVHWSKDDPVVSKEGQEVVAATLEWAKAWSRKSEAFFAFHDAQKFSVSTGEPFENFRGHKRQLFAKLPWIHVLIDDVRAVQGPDYWVTYFGQLYRSPTLSSEGIKRLYWQRNAEGRMVIVGMDYDETTLGLETKYVERVRPEVLKVVEAWRQAWEKGKVADYVQFYADNATQGDRKGRAAIRDHKQQLWTGAKAPKKVAARDMKFSLAQDGVLVEFVQEYASRDGVADKGRKKLVLGPSGDGWLIMDEDWSKL; translated from the coding sequence GTGGCCGCACCCCACGACGCCTCATCCGCCAAGGCCCGCCGCCGCGCGCGGACCTCTTTCCTTCTGGCCGCCCTGGCGACCCTGTCCCTGCTCCTGGCCGGACAAGCCAGGGCGGGCGAAGGCTGGGCCGTGAACCTCAAGGCCGACGCCTACGGACCCCAACGCTTCCTGGCCGTGGACAAGTCTTCCCAGACCTTCTGGATCTTCGAGCAGAAAAGCCCCCTCTCGCCCGTGAAGCAGCTGCCCTGCACCACCGGGCAGGAGCCCGGCACCAAGTGGAAGGAGGGCGACCTCAAAACCCCCGAGGGCGTCTACTTCATCAAGCAGCGCATCAACGGCGGGCTCGATTTCAGCCTCTACGGCGACCTGGCCTTCACGCTCAACTATCCCAACCCCATCGACGTGATCAACGGCCGCAAGGGCTCGGGCATCTGGATCCACGGCCGGGGCAAGCCCATCACGCCCAACGAGAGCCGGGGCTGCGTGGCCCTGAACAACCCCGACATCAAGGAGCTGGACCCGCAGCTCACCAAGCGCGTGCTCCCCGTGGTGATCGCCAACGAGGTGCACTGGTCCAAGGACGACCCCGTCGTCTCCAAGGAGGGCCAGGAAGTGGTGGCCGCCACCCTGGAGTGGGCCAAGGCCTGGTCGCGCAAATCCGAGGCCTTCTTCGCCTTCCACGACGCCCAAAAGTTCTCGGTTTCCACGGGCGAGCCCTTCGAGAACTTCCGGGGCCACAAGCGCCAGCTCTTCGCCAAACTGCCCTGGATCCACGTGCTCATCGACGATGTGCGCGCCGTGCAGGGGCCGGACTACTGGGTCACCTACTTCGGCCAGCTCTACCGCTCGCCCACCCTCTCCAGCGAGGGCATCAAGCGCCTCTACTGGCAGCGCAACGCCGAGGGCCGCATGGTCATCGTGGGCATGGACTACGACGAAACCACCCTGGGTCTGGAGACCAAATACGTGGAGCGCGTGCGCCCCGAGGTGCTCAAGGTGGTGGAGGCCTGGCGGCAGGCGTGGGAAAAGGGCAAGGTTGCCGACTACGTGCAGTTCTACGCCGACAACGCCACCCAGGGCGACCGCAAGGGCAGGGCCGCCATCCGCGATCACAAGCAGCAGCTCTGGACCGGGGCCAAGGCCCCCAAGAAGGTGGCCGCGCGCGACATGAAGTTCTCCCTGGCCCAGGACGGCGTTCTCGTGGAATTCGTCCAGGAATACGCCAGCAGGGACGGCGTGGCCGACAAGGGCCGCAAGAAGCTCGTGCTGGGGCCCTCCGGAGACGGCTGGCTCATCATGGACGAAGACTGGAGCAAGCTCTAA
- a CDS encoding M99 family carboxypeptidase catalytic domain-containing protein, translating into MPRPSKLLPGLLLLALAVFAPCSGALAESVTFFPGTQYALEVHFLRGEKPGPTVMVQGGIQGDEAAGFLTAQLLSRAKVAKGTVIVVPRANPPSIHERKRAINVDLNRRFDQDYNEFYEDRLARVIRFLVSQSQALIHLHEGSGFYDTVRRSDLRGPQRYGQSVIVDSADPRRAPQLERAVRQVLAKVNEGVTPKDWAFQLFNMDTFNDRSRYLEQRKSLTYYALSRVGIPALAVEVSKNIPDLSWKVTQQLKVTALFLRQFGIELEPPRLGPEDLKAYPSRELRVLVNGSPLTAQTRTIRLDPGKPLDVRFENLPEGAAMSPVTAVFASDRPGFNLAKGPRLPLAPFQGIDVRADGVVLARAALEWKGAWPAAEAAGKPRFVCWLGGELRVVPADGELDAVQGDQLVLEGVWGSRRDEVLNLKGYVSRVGKNDGQDAGQEIILDPNSFIPKFVKHLENGDLLYEVVRETPKEPQAHFFLRVKPRVVTELTVRDQQGRAITLEWRPGKALALPPGRYVLEELRGNGPAGMVQFFAGRRPVGVGQAFIVAPSDEIVLRQATTFAEIGKMPVNSVVSEAGRALGY; encoded by the coding sequence TTGCCCAGGCCCAGTAAGCTCCTGCCGGGGCTCCTGCTGCTGGCGCTCGCCGTGTTCGCCCCTTGTTCGGGGGCGCTGGCGGAGTCCGTCACGTTCTTCCCGGGCACCCAGTACGCCCTGGAGGTGCACTTCCTGCGCGGAGAGAAGCCCGGACCCACCGTGATGGTCCAGGGCGGCATCCAGGGCGACGAGGCGGCAGGGTTCCTCACGGCCCAGCTGCTCAGCCGCGCCAAGGTGGCCAAGGGCACCGTGATCGTGGTGCCCCGGGCCAATCCGCCCTCCATCCACGAGCGCAAGCGCGCCATCAACGTGGACCTGAACCGCCGCTTCGACCAGGATTACAACGAATTCTACGAAGACCGCCTGGCCCGCGTGATCCGCTTCCTGGTCTCCCAGAGCCAGGCCCTCATCCACCTGCACGAGGGCTCCGGCTTCTACGACACCGTGCGACGCTCCGACCTGCGCGGGCCCCAGCGCTACGGCCAGTCCGTGATCGTGGACTCCGCCGACCCCAGGCGCGCCCCCCAGCTGGAGCGGGCCGTGCGCCAGGTGCTGGCCAAGGTCAACGAGGGCGTCACGCCCAAGGACTGGGCCTTCCAGCTCTTCAACATGGACACCTTCAACGACCGCTCCCGCTACCTGGAGCAGCGCAAGTCGCTCACCTACTACGCCCTCTCCCGCGTGGGCATCCCGGCCCTTGCCGTGGAGGTGAGCAAGAACATCCCCGACCTCTCCTGGAAGGTGACCCAGCAGCTCAAGGTCACCGCGCTTTTCCTGCGTCAGTTCGGCATCGAGCTGGAGCCGCCGCGCCTGGGCCCCGAAGACCTCAAGGCCTACCCCTCCCGGGAGCTGCGCGTGCTCGTGAACGGCAGCCCCCTCACGGCCCAGACGCGCACCATCCGCCTGGACCCGGGCAAGCCCCTGGACGTGCGCTTCGAGAACCTGCCCGAAGGCGCGGCCATGAGCCCCGTGACGGCCGTCTTCGCCTCCGACCGGCCGGGCTTCAACCTGGCCAAGGGGCCGCGCCTGCCCCTGGCCCCCTTCCAGGGCATCGACGTGCGCGCCGACGGCGTGGTGCTGGCCCGGGCCGCCCTGGAGTGGAAGGGCGCGTGGCCCGCAGCGGAGGCCGCGGGCAAGCCCCGCTTCGTCTGCTGGCTGGGGGGCGAGCTGAGGGTGGTGCCCGCCGACGGCGAACTGGATGCCGTGCAGGGCGACCAGCTGGTGCTGGAGGGCGTGTGGGGCAGCCGCAGGGACGAGGTGCTCAACCTCAAGGGCTATGTGAGCCGCGTGGGCAAGAACGACGGCCAGGATGCGGGGCAGGAGATCATCCTGGACCCCAACAGCTTCATCCCCAAGTTCGTGAAGCACCTGGAGAACGGCGACCTGCTCTATGAAGTGGTGCGCGAGACGCCCAAGGAGCCCCAGGCGCATTTCTTCCTGCGGGTGAAGCCCCGGGTGGTCACGGAGCTCACGGTGCGCGACCAGCAGGGCAGGGCCATCACCCTGGAATGGCGGCCCGGCAAGGCCCTGGCGCTGCCGCCCGGACGCTACGTGCTGGAGGAGTTGCGCGGCAACGGACCGGCGGGCATGGTGCAGTTCTTCGCGGGCAGGCGGCCCGTGGGCGTGGGCCAGGCTTTCATCGTGGCCCCCTCCGACGAGATCGTGCTGCGCCAGGCCACCACCTTCGCCGAGATCGGCAAGATGCCCGTGAACTCCGTGGTCTCGGAAGCGGGACGGGCGCTGGGCTACTAG